The Arachis hypogaea cultivar Tifrunner chromosome 14, arahy.Tifrunner.gnm2.J5K5, whole genome shotgun sequence DNA window TTTCAGGTGAGAGAACACAGATCAAGAACAGACATATGTATCTAACGGAAGAAATACTGAAGGAGAATCCTAACATGTGCGCATACAAAGCACCGTCCTTGGATGCAAGGGAAGACATGATGATCAGGGAGGTACCAAGGGTTGGAAAAGAGGCTGCAACTAAGGCAATCAAGGAATGGGGTCAGCCAATGTCTAAGATCACACATTTGATCTTCTGCACCACCAGCGGTGTTGCGTTGCCTGGCGTTGATTACGAACTCATCGTACTCTTAGGGCTCGACCCAAGCGTCAAGAGGTACATGATGTACCACCAAGGCTGCTTCGCTGGCGGCACTGTCCTTCGTTTGGCTAAGGACTTGGCTGAAAACAACAAGGATGCTCGTGTGCTTATTGTTTGTTCTGAAAATACTTCAGTCACTTTTCGTGGTCCTAGTGAGACAGACATGGATAGTCTTGTAGGACAAGCATTGTTTGCCGATGGAGCTGCTGCAATTATCATTGGTTCTGATCCTGTTCCAGAGGTTGAGAATCCTCTCTTTGAGATTGTTTCAACTGATCAACAACTTGTCCCTAACAGCCATGGAGCCATCGGTGGTCTCCTTCGTGAAGTTGGACTTACATTCTATCTTAACAAGAGTGTTCCGGATATTATTTCACAAAACATCAATGATGCACTCAGTAAAGCTTTTGATCCACTAGGTATATCTGATTATAACTCAATATTTTGGATTGCACATCCTGGTGGACGTGCAATTTTGGACCAAGTTGAAGAGAAGGTGAACTTGAAGCCAGAGAAGATGAAAGCCACCAGAGATGTGCTTAGCAATTATGGTAACATGTCAAGTGCGTGTGTGTTCTTCATTATGGATTTGATGAGAAAGAAGTCACTTGAAGCAGGACTTAAAACCACCGGAGAAGGACTTGATTGGGGTGTACTTTTTGGTTTTGGTCCTGGTCTCACTATTGAAACTGTTGTTCTCCGCAGCATGACCATATGATGCAGTTTATTATATCTCTCTGCATATATGTGATTGTGttactttttaataattatctttTGCTTAAGAATAAGGTTTTGATTGTATTGTTAGCTGAGTGAAAACTTAGACAAAAATGTCGAACGTAATTCTTTTATGTGAGGATTTAATATCAACGTTTGTAACTATTAGTTAACaaatatatgaaatttttttcaattgagcAACATGACACATACCAATATTTGGTTTGTAATTTCATTTAAAAACAACTATAAACGCCTTCGCATGAGGTTTCATTGAAGATAAAGTCAAAAAGTATTTGGTATGATAGTAGTATAAGGCTTGATGTATTATGTATTTGTAATCTTTATATTATCGTGCGTTTGAACTTTGAAGTATCTCatagataattatataataatgttacTTTTATTGTCTAATTTTTAATATGTTGTTATCCAAgtttgaatataataaaattaattttatagaaaaagaatactcatcatatcatcttGTGTTACGTTGCTGTAAATACGGAACAAAATTCAATTTCTTAATATTGTGTATTGTTCCAGTGATCCAGTCAAAGCTCGTCGAGTTACAGACATTTAAGTAGCATATACAATTGCTGAAATACATTGAGAAAATAACGGAAGTGTTTGTAACCgttggtattattttttttttttgtttctcacgATACGTTACTAGActctatttaagaatttattattgactaataaaTTGCTACATGTATAAGACAAGATTCGAACCATCGACA harbors:
- the LOC112741574 gene encoding stilbene synthase 1-like isoform X1, which produces MVSASDIRKVQRAEGPATVLAIGTANPPNCVDQSTYADYYFRVTNSEHMTDLKKKFQRICERTQIKNRHMYLTEEILKENPNMCAYKAPSLDAREDMMIREVPRVGKEAATKAIKEWGQPMSKITHLIFCTTSGVALPGVDYELIVLLGLDPSVKRYMMYHQGCFAGGTVLRLAKDLAENNKDARVLIVCSENTSVTFRGPSETDMDSLVGQALFADGAAAIIIGSDPVPEVENPLFEIVSTDQQLVPNSHGAIGGLLREVGLTFYLNKSVPDIISQNINDALSKAFDPLGISDYNSIFWIAHPGGRAILDQVEEKVNLKPEKMKATRDVLSNYGNMSSACVFFIMDLMRKKSLEAGLKTTGEGLDWGVLFGFGPGLTIETVVLRSMTI
- the LOC112741574 gene encoding putative stilbene synthase 2 isoform X2 → MYLTEEILKENPNMCAYKAPSLDAREDMMIREVPRVGKEAATKAIKEWGQPMSKITHLIFCTTSGVALPGVDYELIVLLGLDPSVKRYMMYHQGCFAGGTVLRLAKDLAENNKDARVLIVCSENTSVTFRGPSETDMDSLVGQALFADGAAAIIIGSDPVPEVENPLFEIVSTDQQLVPNSHGAIGGLLREVGLTFYLNKSVPDIISQNINDALSKAFDPLGISDYNSIFWIAHPGGRAILDQVEEKVNLKPEKMKATRDVLSNYGNMSSACVFFIMDLMRKKSLEAGLKTTGEGLDWGVLFGFGPGLTIETVVLRSMTI